In one window of Canis lupus baileyi chromosome 12, mCanLup2.hap1, whole genome shotgun sequence DNA:
- the LOC140600819 gene encoding uncharacterized protein, with product MRETPRGRRGPGGPCSACSPARRPRRAAPRPRPPPRPPPRAPRRPPTPLPAALPGATGLRGGRPGRARPEKQTGAAPGRGRGRRLAPGLRAGAAGEAGQGAGRWARRGRNQKNPSGARRSARRPAAGPTAAAAEPEPERGAQRPPELPGNCRVQTRRSPLLKFKGWKKSLKSEGGRREGPGRDGTGRPRPRGRRPPWRRLEPSERSDRESGKNSEVEAWPQSRAGRRLELRSRPGTLPGEAVLARLRRGPRRPLPDVPRSPGRRLPADPLHSRRVSGSLVRSSETGCRTPSPAYCCATCGRLDDLSEPLHPQLQSGDGHTPPNCCEPGICTARCPTLLLLVSCHKPGISLSFKVLGFLSANKKKKKEEEEEEEEEEEEKF from the exons ATGCGGGAGACcccgcgcgggcggcgggggcccggCGGCCCGTGCAGCGCGTGCAGCCCGGCGAGGCGGCctcgccgcgccgcgccgcgcccgcgccccccgccccgaccGCCGCCCCGAGCCCCGAGACGCCCCCCGACGCCCCTCCCGGCCGCGCTCCCCGGGGCTACCGGGCTCCGCGGGGGCCGCCCCGGGCGCGCGAGGCCGGAAAAGCAGACGGGAGCGGCCCCCGGGCGGGGTCGCGGCCGCCGGCTGGCCCCCGGGCTGCGCGCCGGAGCGGCgggagaggcagggcagggggcggggaggtgggcgAGGAGGGGCCGGAACCAGAAAAATCCGTCGGGGGCGCGCAGAAGCGCGCGCAGACCGGCCGCAGGACCGACCGCGGCCGccgcggagccggagccggagcgcgGAGCCCAACGCCCGCCGGAGCTGCCAGGAAACTGCCGCGTTCAAAcccgccgcagccccctcc TGAAGTTTAAAGGGTGGAAAAAAAGTTTGAAGAGTGAGGGAGGGCGgagggaggggccggggagggaTGGGACCGGCCGCCCGCGGCCGCGCGGACGGAGGCCCCCCTGGCGGCGGCTGGAGCCCAGCGAACGCTCGGACCGGGAAAGCGGAAAGAACTCCGAGGTGGAGGCGTGGCCGCAGagccgggcggggcggcggctgGAGCTCCGGAGCCGGCCCGGGACGCTGCCCGGGGAAGCTGTGCTCGCTCGGCTGCGGCGTGGCCCGCGGCGCCCGCTGCCCGACGTGCCGAGGTCTCCAGGGAGGCGTCTCCCAGCCGACCCCTTGCACTCGCGGCGTGTTTCTGGTTCGCTCGTGCGCTCCTCGGAGACAGGTTGTCGGACTCCGAGCCCTGCGTACTGCTGTGCGACCTGCGGCAGATTAGACGACCTTTCTGAACCGCTGCATCCGCAGCTGCAAAGTGGGGATGGTCACACTCCTCCCAACTGCTGTGAGCCTGGCATCTG CACAGCAAGATGTCCCACACTCCTCCTCTTAGTTTCCTGCCACAAACCTGGAATCAGCCTATCTTTCAAGGTGCTCGGTTTCCTTTCAgcaaataagaagaagaagaaggaggaggaggaggaggaggaagaggaggaggaggagaagttttaa